From Streptomyces chrestomyceticus JCM 4735, one genomic window encodes:
- the asnB gene encoding asparagine synthase (glutamine-hydrolyzing) gives MCGITGWISFDRDLRSEQETVDAMTETMSCRGPDDRGTWVQGPAALGHRRLAIIDLPGGRQPMTVQQADGSPVAIVYSGEAYNYRELREELVGRGHRFTTESDTEVVLRGYLEWGEAVAERLNGMYAFAVWDERRRRLVMVRDRMGIKPFYYYETPDGVLFGSEPKAILANPLAEPRVGLDGVREMFAFVKTPGHAVWDGMYEVEPGTVVTADRGGLRRHVYWSLETRAHEDDRDTSVAHVRTLLDDIVRRQLVSDVPRCTLLSGGLDSSAMTALAARQLKETGETVRSFAVDFVGQTEHFVADDLRATPDTPYVHDVARLSGTDHQDIVLDSDALADPEVRAKVIRARDIPVGFGDMDSSLYLLFKAIRQHSTVALSGESADEVFGGYKQFFDEEARQADTFPWLVRVAEHFGDDGDILVPALADSLDLPSYVRDGYRTAVKDIRRLDGESDFEYRMRKMSYLHLTRFVRILLDRKDRASMAVGLEVRVPFCDHRLVEYVYNTPWALKSFDGREKSLLREATADVLPKSVYDRVKSPYPSTQDPKYAVALQQHAKDLLARSSHPVFEIVDRNWLKRAAEHAAPQITQASRKGLEKTLDLAQWLDIYRPRLTLS, from the coding sequence ATGTGTGGCATCACCGGCTGGATTTCCTTCGATCGTGACCTGCGCTCCGAGCAGGAGACCGTCGACGCGATGACGGAGACGATGTCCTGCCGCGGGCCCGACGACCGCGGAACGTGGGTGCAGGGCCCGGCCGCCCTCGGGCACCGCCGCCTCGCGATCATCGACCTGCCGGGCGGCCGCCAGCCGATGACCGTGCAGCAGGCGGACGGCAGCCCGGTGGCCATCGTCTACTCGGGCGAGGCGTACAACTACCGCGAGCTGCGCGAAGAACTCGTCGGCAGGGGACACCGGTTCACCACCGAGTCCGACACCGAGGTCGTGCTGCGCGGCTACCTCGAATGGGGCGAGGCGGTCGCCGAGCGGCTCAACGGCATGTACGCGTTCGCCGTCTGGGACGAGCGGCGCCGGCGGCTCGTCATGGTGCGCGACCGCATGGGCATCAAGCCGTTCTACTACTACGAGACCCCCGACGGCGTGCTGTTCGGCTCCGAGCCCAAGGCGATCCTCGCCAACCCGCTCGCCGAGCCCCGCGTCGGCCTCGACGGCGTCCGCGAGATGTTCGCCTTCGTCAAGACCCCCGGCCACGCCGTGTGGGACGGCATGTACGAGGTCGAGCCCGGCACGGTCGTCACCGCCGACCGCGGCGGCCTGCGCCGCCACGTGTACTGGTCGCTGGAGACCCGCGCCCACGAGGACGACCGCGACACCTCCGTGGCCCACGTCCGTACCCTGCTCGACGACATCGTCCGCCGTCAGCTCGTCTCCGACGTCCCCCGCTGCACCCTGCTCTCCGGCGGCCTCGACTCCTCCGCCATGACCGCGCTGGCGGCCCGGCAACTGAAGGAGACGGGGGAGACCGTACGCAGCTTCGCCGTCGACTTCGTCGGCCAGACCGAACACTTCGTCGCCGACGACCTCCGCGCCACCCCGGACACGCCGTACGTCCACGACGTGGCCCGCCTCTCCGGCACCGACCACCAGGACATCGTCCTGGACTCGGACGCGCTGGCCGACCCCGAGGTGCGCGCGAAGGTCATACGGGCGCGCGACATACCCGTGGGTTTCGGCGACATGGACTCCTCGCTCTACCTCCTCTTCAAGGCGATCCGGCAGCACTCGACCGTCGCCCTCTCCGGGGAGTCCGCCGACGAGGTGTTCGGCGGCTACAAGCAGTTCTTCGACGAGGAGGCCCGCCAGGCCGACACCTTCCCCTGGCTCGTCCGCGTCGCCGAGCACTTCGGCGACGACGGCGACATCCTCGTCCCCGCGCTCGCCGACTCCCTCGACCTGCCCTCGTACGTACGCGACGGCTACCGGACCGCGGTCAAGGACATCCGGCGGCTCGACGGCGAGAGCGACTTCGAGTACCGGATGCGCAAGATGAGCTATCTGCACCTGACCCGGTTCGTCCGCATCCTGCTCGACCGCAAGGACCGCGCGAGCATGGCCGTGGGCCTGGAGGTACGGGTGCCGTTCTGCGACCACCGGCTGGTCGAGTACGTCTACAACACGCCGTGGGCGCTGAAGTCCTTCGACGGACGCGAGAAGAGCCTGCTGCGCGAGGCCACCGCCGATGTCCTGCCGAAGTCGGTGTACGACCGGGTCAAGAGCCCCTACCCGTCGACGCAGGACCCCAAGTACGCGGTCGCCCTCCAGCAGCACGCCAAGGACCTGCTGGCCCGCTCCTCGCACCCGGTCTTCGAGATCGTCGACCGCAACTGGCTCAAGCGCGCCGCCGAGCACGCCGCCCCGCAGATCACCCAGGCGTCCCGGAAGGGCCTCGAAAAGACGCTCGACCTGGCTCAGTGGTTGGACATCTACCGGCCCCGGCTTACCCTTTCCTGA
- a CDS encoding NAD(P)H-dependent flavin oxidoreductase, with the protein MQTELSNRLGVEHAVFGFTPFPAVAAAITRAGGFGVLGAVRYAAADELARDLDWIERHTDGKPYGLDVVMPAKKVEGVTEADIEAMIPPEHRRFVARTLAAHQVPELPPGEASGWRITGWLEQVARSQLDVAFEYPIKLLANALGSPPADVVERAHAHGVLVAALAGSPRHARHHRDAGIDIVVAQGYEAGGHTGEIATMVLTPEVVRAVDPLPVLAAGGIGTGEQVAAGLALGAQGVWLGSVWLTTEEAGLHSRRLTEKLLAAGSGDTVRSRALTGKPARQLRTAWTDAWDDPSSPAPLPMPLQGLLVAEAVSRIQKYEVEPLLGTPVGQIVGQMNSERSVQAVFDELTRGFERAVDRMDRIAGRTAGRADQRTDGHTAGRAGGPTDGRAAGL; encoded by the coding sequence ATGCAGACGGAGCTGAGCAACCGGCTGGGAGTCGAGCACGCCGTCTTCGGGTTCACCCCGTTCCCGGCGGTGGCCGCCGCGATCACCCGTGCCGGGGGCTTCGGCGTGCTCGGCGCGGTCCGCTACGCGGCCGCCGACGAACTGGCCCGCGACCTGGACTGGATCGAGCGGCACACCGACGGCAAACCGTACGGCCTCGACGTCGTGATGCCCGCGAAGAAGGTCGAGGGCGTCACGGAGGCGGACATCGAGGCGATGATCCCGCCCGAGCACCGCCGCTTCGTCGCGCGGACCCTGGCCGCACACCAGGTGCCCGAACTGCCCCCGGGCGAGGCGTCCGGCTGGCGCATCACCGGCTGGCTGGAGCAGGTGGCCCGCTCCCAGCTCGACGTGGCCTTCGAGTACCCGATCAAACTGCTGGCCAACGCGCTCGGCTCACCACCCGCCGACGTCGTCGAACGCGCCCACGCGCACGGCGTCCTCGTCGCCGCCCTCGCGGGCAGCCCCCGGCACGCTCGGCACCACCGGGATGCCGGTATCGACATCGTCGTCGCCCAGGGCTACGAGGCCGGCGGTCATACCGGTGAGATCGCCACCATGGTGCTCACCCCCGAAGTCGTCCGCGCCGTCGACCCGCTGCCCGTGCTCGCGGCCGGTGGCATCGGTACGGGTGAACAGGTCGCCGCCGGGCTGGCCCTCGGCGCCCAGGGCGTCTGGCTCGGCTCCGTCTGGCTGACCACCGAGGAGGCCGGGCTGCACTCCCGGCGGCTCACCGAGAAACTGCTCGCGGCGGGCTCCGGCGACACCGTCCGCTCGCGCGCGCTGACCGGCAAGCCCGCACGGCAGCTCCGTACGGCGTGGACGGACGCCTGGGACGACCCGTCCAGCCCCGCGCCGCTGCCCATGCCCCTGCAAGGACTGCTGGTCGCCGAGGCCGTCTCCCGTATACAGAAGTACGAGGTCGAGCCGCTGCTCGGCACGCCGGTCGGCCAGATCGTCGGGCAGATGAACTCCGAACGCAGTGTGCAGGCGGTCTTCGACGAGCTGACCCGCGGCTTCGAGCGGGCCGTCGACCGCATGGACCGGATCGCCGGGCGCACGGCCGGGCGCGCGGATCAGCGCACCGACGGGCACACGGCCGGGCGCGCGGGCGGGCCCACCGACGGGCGCGCGGCCGGGCTCTAG
- a CDS encoding serine/threonine-protein kinase encodes MVESRLVQGRYRLLDLIGRGGMGEVWRARDESLGRQVAVKCLKPLGPQHDPSFMRVLRERFRREARVAAALQHRGITVVHDFGEDDGILFLVMELLDGRNLSQLLEDNRHYPLPVPDFADIAEQVAAALAYTHEQSIVHRDLKPANIVRIADGTVKICDFGIARLGHDIGFTARLTGTGIAMGTPHYMSPEQIGAGTVDHRSDLYSLGCVLYELATGVPPFDLDDAWAVLVGHRDTPPEPPRGHRPDLPEAYERIVLDLLAKDPEDRPRDAAELVKRLVSARRPPEYPTVEATLPARPDGRTPTRAAYRLPSWTQGMRGGSQAGPRVPRASGAEGAAGLTGSWTSGLPPLSRDTPAPYAAERPAPSPEHLAALAARHNAGLSLGRLGRWAEAGEVHRAVAAEREHALGPDHPDTLASRFEVAFTLARSGRPADALREYERVAAGRERSLGADHVDTLAARQETAYALGRLGRHFEAHQVYVSVLAARERTMGPGHPDALRCRHNLAFNLSRLGRLEDAYRMARDVASGRARVLGAQHPDTLVTRYEVAYLLGQLGRWTEALQTYREVAADRAQALGPGHPDTLAARYEVGISLGRLGRSAEALELYRDLVDARTTAQGPADPETLRARHGLGVNLGRLGRWEEALVEARSVAALREQVLGADHPDTLVSRREIAVALGWLGRWPDALAVYRQVAAARERVLGADHPDALASRGDEAQCLEQLGRSAEAVALYRRVAALRQRRAPGRG; translated from the coding sequence ATGGTGGAGAGCAGGCTGGTCCAGGGGCGTTACCGGTTGCTCGACCTGATCGGGCGCGGCGGGATGGGGGAGGTGTGGCGGGCGCGCGACGAGTCGCTGGGGCGGCAGGTCGCGGTCAAGTGCCTCAAGCCGCTCGGGCCGCAGCACGATCCGTCGTTCATGCGGGTGCTCCGGGAGCGCTTCCGGCGGGAGGCGCGGGTGGCGGCGGCCCTTCAGCACCGCGGGATCACGGTCGTCCACGACTTCGGTGAGGACGACGGGATCCTGTTCCTCGTGATGGAGCTGCTCGACGGGCGGAACCTGAGCCAGTTGCTGGAGGACAACCGGCACTACCCGCTGCCCGTGCCGGACTTCGCCGACATCGCCGAGCAGGTCGCGGCGGCCCTCGCGTACACCCACGAGCAGTCCATCGTGCACCGTGACCTCAAGCCCGCGAACATCGTGCGGATCGCCGACGGGACGGTGAAGATCTGCGATTTCGGCATCGCCCGGCTGGGGCACGACATCGGGTTCACCGCCCGGCTGACCGGTACCGGCATAGCGATGGGCACGCCGCACTACATGTCGCCGGAGCAGATCGGCGCCGGGACGGTCGATCACCGCAGCGACCTGTACTCGCTGGGGTGTGTGCTGTACGAGCTGGCTACGGGGGTGCCGCCGTTCGACCTCGACGACGCCTGGGCGGTGCTCGTCGGGCACCGTGACACGCCGCCGGAGCCGCCGCGCGGGCACCGCCCCGACCTTCCGGAGGCGTACGAGCGGATCGTGCTGGACCTGCTGGCGAAGGATCCGGAGGACCGGCCCCGGGACGCTGCGGAGCTGGTGAAACGACTCGTCTCGGCCCGCAGGCCGCCGGAGTACCCCACGGTGGAGGCGACGCTCCCGGCGCGGCCGGACGGGCGTACACCGACGCGCGCCGCGTACCGCCTGCCGTCCTGGACGCAGGGGATGCGCGGCGGGTCCCAGGCCGGCCCCCGGGTGCCGCGGGCGTCCGGTGCCGAGGGTGCCGCCGGGCTGACCGGCTCGTGGACGAGCGGTCTGCCGCCGCTCAGCCGCGACACCCCCGCACCGTACGCCGCCGAGCGCCCCGCGCCCTCGCCCGAACACCTCGCCGCGCTGGCCGCCCGCCACAACGCCGGGCTCAGCCTCGGGCGGCTCGGCCGGTGGGCGGAGGCGGGGGAGGTGCACCGCGCGGTCGCCGCCGAACGGGAGCACGCGCTCGGGCCCGACCACCCGGACACCCTCGCCAGCCGGTTCGAGGTGGCCTTCACCCTCGCCCGGTCCGGCCGGCCCGCCGACGCGCTGCGCGAGTACGAGCGGGTGGCCGCCGGGCGCGAGCGGAGCCTCGGCGCCGATCACGTGGACACGCTGGCCGCCCGCCAGGAGACGGCGTACGCGCTGGGCCGGCTCGGGCGGCACTTCGAGGCGCACCAGGTGTACGTGTCCGTCCTCGCGGCCCGGGAGCGCACGATGGGCCCCGGGCACCCGGACGCGCTGCGCTGCCGCCACAACCTCGCCTTCAACCTCAGCCGTCTGGGCCGGCTGGAGGACGCGTACCGGATGGCGCGCGACGTGGCGTCGGGCCGGGCCCGGGTGCTGGGGGCGCAGCATCCGGACACGCTGGTGACGCGGTACGAAGTGGCTTACCTGCTCGGACAGTTGGGGCGTTGGACGGAGGCATTGCAGACCTATCGTGAGGTGGCCGCCGACCGGGCGCAGGCGCTGGGGCCCGGTCATCCGGACACCCTCGCCGCCCGTTACGAGGTCGGCATAAGTCTGGGACGTCTGGGGCGCAGCGCCGAGGCGCTGGAGCTGTACCGGGACCTCGTCGACGCCCGTACGACCGCGCAGGGGCCCGCCGACCCCGAGACGCTGCGCGCCCGGCACGGCCTCGGCGTCAACCTCGGCCGCCTCGGACGCTGGGAGGAGGCGCTGGTCGAGGCCCGTTCGGTGGCCGCGCTCCGCGAACAGGTGCTGGGCGCCGACCATCCCGACACCCTCGTCAGCCGCCGGGAGATCGCCGTCGCCCTGGGGTGGCTGGGCCGCTGGCCCGACGCGCTGGCCGTCTACCGGCAGGTCGCGGCGGCCCGCGAACGGGTATTGGGCGCCGACCACCCCGACGCCCTGGCGAGCCGCGGCGACGAGGCGCAGTGCCTGGAGCAGTTGGGGCGCTCCGCCGAGGCGGTGGCGCTGTACCGCCGGGTCGCCGCGCTGCGGCAGCGGCGCGCGCCGGGCCGGGGGTGA
- a CDS encoding MarR family winged helix-turn-helix transcriptional regulator encodes MTIGDDAALQLVVSLNRLTRSLRRAAAAGGIQPTQLAVLAMLTQRGPSRIGEIATWVPCSQPTATAAVLGLETAGLIRREPDPTDGRASRVLATDRGTAALAEVARGEAEVLAKRLASLRPDEVRRLAEIEPLLRRLAEASD; translated from the coding sequence ATGACAATCGGTGACGATGCGGCACTCCAGTTGGTGGTCTCCCTGAACCGGCTGACCCGCAGCCTGCGCAGGGCCGCCGCCGCGGGCGGCATCCAGCCGACACAGCTCGCCGTCCTCGCGATGCTGACCCAGCGCGGCCCCTCCCGGATCGGTGAGATCGCGACCTGGGTCCCCTGCTCCCAGCCGACCGCCACCGCGGCCGTGCTGGGACTGGAGACCGCCGGCCTGATCCGCCGCGAACCGGACCCCACGGACGGCCGGGCCAGCCGCGTCCTGGCCACCGACCGCGGCACGGCCGCGCTCGCCGAGGTCGCCCGCGGCGAGGCCGAGGTGCTGGCCAAGCGCCTCGCCTCGCTGCGGCCCGACGAGGTCCGCCGGCTCGCCGAGATCGAACCGCTGCTGCGACGCTTGGCCGAGGCGTCGGACTGA
- a CDS encoding acyl-CoA dehydrogenase family protein, producing MHLEYTPAQQRLRSELREYFAALTPDNAYARFQGTGARDATGPSPQKRFYRETVRQLGTDGWLGVGWPEEYGGRGLTPMEQFIFFDEAAQAGVPLPLMALNTVGPTIMRYGTAEQKAYFLPKILAGEIDFAIGYSEPEAGTDLASLKTRAVRDGDGYLVNGQKIWTTNGDTADWVWLAVRTAPVEDGVPPHKGISLLLVPTSDPGYSCTRINTLASHDTTASYYENIRVPLTRRVGEENQGWRIITNQLNHERVTLAAHGTMAVRALRDVQRWAGETKLADGRRVIDLGWVRGRLARTHTRLDAMKLLNWQMVDALQQGTLTPQDASAVKVYGSEARRDAYAWLMEVVGAAGPLKDGSAGAVLHGELERGYRSAVIFTFGGGNNEIQREIIAWIGLGMPRVRR from the coding sequence GTGCACCTCGAATACACCCCGGCACAGCAGCGGCTGCGGTCCGAACTGCGGGAGTACTTCGCCGCCTTGACCCCCGACAACGCGTACGCACGGTTCCAGGGCACCGGTGCGCGGGACGCCACGGGCCCCAGCCCGCAGAAACGGTTCTACCGCGAGACGGTCCGGCAGCTCGGCACGGACGGCTGGCTCGGGGTCGGCTGGCCCGAGGAGTACGGCGGCCGGGGCCTGACCCCGATGGAGCAGTTCATCTTCTTCGACGAGGCCGCACAGGCAGGCGTGCCGCTGCCCCTGATGGCGCTGAACACCGTCGGCCCGACGATCATGCGGTACGGCACCGCCGAGCAGAAGGCGTACTTCCTGCCCAAGATCCTGGCCGGGGAGATCGACTTCGCGATCGGCTACAGCGAACCGGAAGCCGGTACGGACCTGGCGTCACTGAAGACCCGGGCCGTACGCGACGGCGACGGCTACCTCGTCAACGGGCAGAAGATCTGGACCACCAACGGCGACACCGCCGACTGGGTCTGGCTCGCCGTCCGCACCGCTCCCGTCGAGGACGGCGTACCGCCCCACAAAGGCATCAGCCTGCTCCTCGTGCCCACCTCCGACCCCGGCTACTCCTGCACCCGCATCAACACCCTCGCCTCGCACGACACCACCGCCAGCTACTACGAGAACATCCGCGTCCCCCTGACCCGCCGCGTCGGCGAGGAGAACCAGGGCTGGCGCATCATCACCAACCAGCTCAACCACGAACGCGTCACCCTCGCCGCCCACGGCACGATGGCCGTCCGCGCCCTGCGCGACGTACAGCGCTGGGCCGGCGAGACCAAGCTGGCCGACGGACGGCGCGTCATCGACCTGGGCTGGGTACGCGGCCGCCTGGCCCGTACCCACACCAGGCTGGACGCCATGAAGCTGCTGAACTGGCAGATGGTCGACGCCCTCCAGCAAGGCACCCTCACCCCACAGGACGCCTCCGCCGTCAAGGTCTACGGCTCGGAGGCCCGTCGCGACGCCTACGCCTGGCTGATGGAGGTCGTCGGCGCCGCAGGCCCCCTGAAGGACGGCTCGGCCGGCGCCGTCCTCCACGGCGAACTGGAACGCGGCTACCGCTCCGCGGTCATCTTCACCTTCGGCGGCGGCAACAACGAGATCCAGCGCGAGATCATCGCGTGGATCGGGCTGGGGATGCCTCGGGTACGGCGTTGA
- a CDS encoding phytoene desaturase family protein, translating into MPERTSYDVVIVGGGHNGLVAAAYLARAGRRVLVLERLGHTGGAAVSERAFRGVDARLSRYSYLVSLLPPKIVADLGLRFAVRRRSVSSYTPAVRGGRPTGLYVSTDEAATRASFARITGSDREYAAWRRFYGMTRRVAERVFPTLTEPLPARAALRARIGDDAAWEALFERPLGETVESVFDDDLVRGVVLTDGLIGTFAHAHDPTLAQNRCFLYHVIGGGTGDWDVPIGGMGALTDALADAARRAGAEIVTNCPVTGIATDGGTAEVTGAHGTVGARHVLVNAAPQVLAGLLGEPSPEPAEGAQLKVNMLLTRLPRLRDTGVDPRLAFSGTFHVAEGYRQLETAYRQAAAGELPAAPPSEIYCHSLTDPSILGSDLVRQGYQTLTLFGLHTPARLFTDDHDATRERLLAVTLAQLDAVLAEPLADCLATDADGRPCIEARSPLDLERDLCLPGGNIFHRELAFPYGTEDGAESAAARWGVRTAHANVLLCGAGAVRGGGVSGIPGHNAAMAVLEQE; encoded by the coding sequence ATGCCGGAACGGACTTCGTACGACGTGGTCATCGTCGGCGGCGGGCACAACGGCCTGGTCGCCGCCGCCTACCTCGCCCGCGCCGGGCGCCGGGTGCTGGTCCTGGAGCGGCTCGGCCACACCGGCGGCGCCGCGGTCTCCGAGCGTGCCTTCCGCGGCGTGGACGCGCGGCTGTCCCGCTACTCCTACCTCGTCAGCCTGCTGCCGCCGAAGATCGTGGCCGACCTCGGCCTGCGCTTCGCGGTCCGCCGGCGCTCGGTCTCCTCCTACACCCCCGCGGTCCGCGGCGGCCGCCCCACCGGCCTGTACGTGAGCACCGACGAGGCCGCGACCCGCGCCTCGTTCGCCCGGATCACCGGCTCGGACCGGGAGTACGCGGCCTGGCGGCGGTTCTACGGCATGACCCGGCGGGTCGCGGAACGGGTCTTCCCCACCCTCACCGAACCGCTGCCGGCCCGCGCCGCGCTGCGCGCCCGGATCGGCGACGACGCGGCCTGGGAGGCGCTGTTCGAGCGACCGCTCGGCGAGACGGTCGAGTCGGTGTTCGACGACGACCTGGTGCGGGGTGTGGTGCTCACGGACGGGCTGATCGGTACGTTCGCGCACGCCCATGACCCGACGCTGGCGCAGAACCGCTGCTTCCTCTACCACGTCATCGGCGGCGGCACCGGCGACTGGGACGTGCCGATCGGCGGCATGGGCGCCCTGACCGACGCGCTCGCCGACGCCGCCCGCAGGGCCGGCGCGGAGATCGTCACCAACTGCCCGGTGACCGGCATCGCCACCGACGGCGGCACGGCCGAGGTGACCGGCGCGCACGGCACGGTCGGCGCGCGGCACGTCCTGGTCAACGCCGCCCCGCAGGTCCTCGCCGGGCTCCTCGGCGAACCGTCCCCGGAACCCGCCGAGGGCGCCCAGCTCAAGGTCAACATGCTGCTCACCCGGCTGCCCCGGCTGCGGGACACCGGCGTCGACCCGCGGCTGGCCTTCTCCGGGACCTTCCATGTCGCCGAGGGCTACCGGCAGTTGGAGACCGCCTACCGGCAGGCGGCCGCCGGCGAACTCCCCGCCGCGCCGCCCTCGGAGATCTACTGCCATTCCCTGACGGACCCCTCCATCCTCGGCTCCGACCTGGTACGCCAGGGCTACCAGACGCTGACCCTCTTCGGCCTGCACACCCCTGCCCGCCTCTTCACCGATGACCACGACGCCACCCGGGAGCGCCTGCTCGCGGTGACCCTCGCCCAGCTCGACGCCGTACTGGCCGAACCGCTCGCCGACTGTCTGGCCACCGACGCGGACGGCCGCCCGTGCATCGAGGCCCGCAGCCCGCTCGATCTGGAACGCGACCTGTGCCTGCCGGGCGGCAACATCTTCCATCGCGAGCTGGCCTTTCCGTACGGCACGGAGGACGGTGCGGAGAGCGCGGCCGCCCGGTGGGGTGTGCGTACCGCGCACGCCAACGTGCTGCTGTGCGGCGCGGGTGCGGTCCGGGGCGGCGGGGTGAGCGGCATTCCGGGGCACAACGCCGCCATGGCCGTTCTGGAGCAGGAGTGA
- a CDS encoding glycoside hydrolase family 27 protein, which translates to MHISSATRPPRRTLTRLSAAALSAAGVLSAAAAFPAAATPTAPGPAGPASGARAAAVYPNLTPRPPMGWNNWSYYMCDIDEKVILGNARALVKSGLTAKGYDTVTVDDCWMLKQRDARGNLVPDPARFPRGMAYVGRELHRMGLKFGIYEDVGTLTCEKYPGSFGHYQQDADLFAKWKVDYLKMDGCNLPTARGKTKERTYQDAYRAVSQALRKTGRDIVFSVSAPAYFQYDGDRVWHQVIRWSSQVGNLWREGRDIAVEKHNGARKWSSIKYNYAYNAKLAPFQRPGRWNDPDFLLAGDSGLSTRQIQSQMALWAMMAAPLISSTDLTKISPAALRVLGNRDVIAVDQDPKGVQGRVVQQGPGYDVLSKPLQNGDRAVALFNSGDTPRTLSTTAKTAGLPRAGTGRYELRDLVTRRTSRTDGKISVRVPAHATVLYRVRPVR; encoded by the coding sequence GTGCACATTTCGTCGGCAACGCGTCCCCCGAGGCGCACCCTGACCCGCCTGAGCGCCGCCGCCCTGAGCGCGGCGGGTGTCCTGTCCGCAGCCGCCGCCTTCCCGGCGGCGGCCACCCCCACCGCTCCCGGCCCGGCCGGGCCCGCGTCCGGCGCGCGGGCCGCGGCGGTCTACCCGAACCTCACCCCCAGACCCCCGATGGGCTGGAACAACTGGTCGTACTACATGTGCGACATCGACGAGAAGGTGATCCTCGGCAACGCGCGGGCCCTGGTGAAGTCCGGCCTCACGGCCAAGGGCTACGACACGGTCACCGTCGACGACTGCTGGATGCTCAAGCAGCGCGACGCCCGGGGCAACCTCGTCCCGGACCCGGCCCGGTTCCCGCGCGGCATGGCGTACGTGGGGCGCGAACTGCACCGGATGGGCCTGAAGTTCGGCATCTACGAGGACGTCGGCACGCTGACCTGCGAGAAGTACCCGGGCAGCTTCGGCCACTACCAGCAGGACGCCGACCTCTTCGCGAAGTGGAAGGTCGACTACCTGAAGATGGACGGGTGCAACCTGCCCACCGCCCGCGGCAAGACGAAGGAGCGGACCTACCAGGACGCCTACCGGGCGGTCAGCCAGGCCCTGCGGAAGACCGGCCGCGACATCGTCTTCTCGGTGTCGGCGCCCGCCTACTTCCAGTACGACGGCGACCGGGTCTGGCACCAGGTCATCCGCTGGTCGTCGCAGGTCGGCAACTTGTGGCGGGAGGGCCGCGACATCGCGGTGGAGAAGCACAACGGCGCCAGGAAGTGGTCGTCGATCAAGTACAACTACGCGTACAACGCCAAGCTGGCGCCCTTTCAGCGCCCGGGCCGCTGGAACGACCCCGACTTCCTGCTGGCCGGTGACTCCGGCCTGTCCACCCGGCAGATCCAGAGCCAGATGGCACTGTGGGCCATGATGGCCGCACCGCTGATCTCCAGCACGGACCTGACGAAGATCTCACCGGCCGCGCTGCGGGTCCTCGGCAACCGGGACGTCATCGCCGTGGACCAGGACCCGAAGGGCGTGCAGGGGCGCGTGGTCCAGCAGGGGCCCGGGTACGACGTGCTGTCCAAGCCGCTGCAGAACGGTGACCGGGCCGTCGCGCTCTTCAACTCGGGTGACACGCCGCGGACCCTGTCCACCACGGCGAAGACGGCCGGTCTGCCGAGGGCGGGGACGGGCCGGTACGAGCTGCGCGACCTGGTCACCCGGCGCACCTCCCGCACCGACGGGAAGATCTCCGTACGGGTACCGGCGCACGCGACGGTGCTCTACCGGGTGCGTCCGGTGCGCTGA